ACTAGGGTGGACTTGTTTGTGTGGATAAAATTAATGATGGCCCAGCCCAAAACCTTGCAACTCGAAAACAGAAATTTTGCAAGGGTTTCCTTCACAATGACTAAACAAAGAATAAGTTGGCATATTTCGATATTCCTATGTAATAAGGAAAAGAGGATTTATTTTCGCTAGCAAAGCTGAGGCCTGTCGCTAGTTCAAAATCCATCAATTTTGTAAAACCTCTTCCCTCTAAGAAACGCTCTCTGCCCTCAAGGTTTggaagaaagtaggtaggttaaaCTTCCAGTCCAGGTTATTATTTTTCCttgttattaaatttaaaaaaaaaaatcaccttCAAACTTATCAGGTGATTAACAAAGTTCTTTGTATCAACTGTCCTCATCAAAGCATAGATAGCTGGCAGATTTCCATAACACACGTTGACTAGCACCGTAAGTGATTTGTGACCGATTGTCCTGTGCTGTGGTTCTACCATTGGTTGAGTTATCCACTCAGTCAACTGCTTCATTAGTCTAGGGAGATAACATTCTTGCCAGCTAATTTTAATTCCATATGAGATGTCCTGAGAATAAACATTAAAACTAGTATAGCACATGCAAAAAAGTAGTCCAATGTGAAGCGTAATATGACTGTGACTACAAAACCAGAACACAACTTGTTTTGCAATAACTTATGCGTCAAATATATTTGGATATTAAGAAGACCCTTGATAGCACCAAAGACATGTTAGAAAATGAGACTTTTTCACAAAACAATAATTGTTCAGACCATTCATACCTGCATCACTGaaagtagttttattttcttatcattTGACACTGTGTCAGATAGTAATTTTGCTAAGATTGGTATAAATCTGTAATAATAAACAGCAATTAAGTAactatattttatcaaaatagcTTGCAAAAGTTTGCCTatttggaatttttatttacttttcttCCTACTATGGGACTACACTTATGctaaaagaaaattataatttagtaaaatatttccTCACAGATGGATTTTTTTACAGAAACATCTCTCcagtaggtactaataataatcTTCTCTAGtctttaaaacttatttattcATAAGTGTGATTTCCAATTTTATAACATACTTATATGTGTGTGTAAGAGCATGCCTTGCACTAGGCTCAATACATGCCCGAGTTAGAACTGCTACACCAGCCCAGTGAGGTCCCCTTGCATCGCGCATAACACGCCATAATGAACTAAAGAATGCGCATACTTCGATTCTACCAGGCGAAAATATTGACAGATCACATGATGAAGCCATAAGCTGTAAATAAACACGTTCAGATTCAAAACACATATTAAACTTTACAAAGTAGCAGCACATAAGAACAAATCTCGGCCATGAAACTGCTTCAATACAAaaactacaatattatattaataatcaaGTAAAATCTATGATTAAAAATCCAGGTAGAGCTAATTCAAAAACATAACAGCATCTTACCCCCAAGTATCGAGTCATCAAATTAATAGAAGATTCACTATGAGTGGCTTCAAATTCACGCGCAGCATTCACAAAAGCCTTTAAATTCGCAAACTTAGCACCGTCCGGATGGTTTTTAACATTGCTTTCTTCAACACCGTCAACTTCCATTGTAGCACAATCAAAACGTTTCTAAAAAACTGAAAACTCTTAtatcaaattaaaatcaattttcaaTTCGGCCTGACTTTTAACTACTCTTTAAAACATTTTAAGAAAAGAAATACATTATTGTATTTGTTGCTTCATTTTTGTAggtattgaaaattaaaaacttcCTAAGTTTCAAACTTCACAAGTTTCAACTGTTTTTCTCAGCGTTGCCAAGAAGTTGCCAAGTGATAATTTTATGTCGTGAATCTGATGGCGGTGTCACATGGTTGCGACAAACAGCAAACAGCAAGCACTGGCAAGCGTGTGGACGAGACACGCGTTTGCAGCGTGGCCAAATTCGGAACTAACCCATCTTGTCTTGTAAAGTGCCgccaggacttcgtctgtgttggtgctggcgggcgtgctctgcctttttggagtgtttttttttttttgttaaaactgactgaaaagcgctctaagtgggtgccgtgcgtgtgtcggcgagcgctggcacagacggggtccatacttgtatagtttccctaagttggtacaaataactacaaacttgacattggctaatctttgtaaagccagacgagagagaaaaaaaaaagtgccgCCATCTTGTAAGTAAAAggacatattatacctatagtGACACGCTGGTTCGCTATGTGGTGttgctacaaaaaaaaacactgtttttagggtgccgtacctcaaaaggaaaaacggaacccttataggatcactttgttgtctgtctgactgtctgtcaagaaacctatagggtacttcccgttgacctagaatcatgaaatttggcaggaaggtagttaggtcttaaagcacaattacaggaataaatctgaaacccgcgaatttgtggttacataattaaaatgtgtttaaattttcaaagttagataactataccaagtggggtaccatatgcATGGACTTTACTTAAacttacattctaaaacagatttttatgtacgAGTAACTATGATAGTTTTtaattcatcgtgcaaaatgttggaaaaaatacccgagtacggaacgctcaatgcgcgagtctgattcgcacttggccgagttttttttaaatattaaagccTTTCCATACACATAAGTTTACGATAATcctgataataaaatataccgaATAAATGTGTCTGTATCTTTTACAGCTATAATATGTAACACGAGGTAAATATAGTACTTGAGCGACTTGAGCATGTAAATATGATAGGTTGCAAGCATGTTGTAAGTTCCTGGCCAATGGTTTATAAAATTCGTTTTCGATGTACAAACAGGAACGGCTTTCCTAATTTTTCTTTCAGTGAAAATAAGTTAAAACACTCAATTTTAAAGATATTCCTAAAGttaagattttatttgctggcaacCTTTGTGCTACAACCATATTACGTCCTATATTATTCTGTGCTACAACTACGAACATCCAAATGCCCAAGTGCCAAGAGAGCCTTATCGGACTGCAGATTCAAGCAGCCGGCCGGATTGTAGGCTTTAAATTCCTTTGATGCGGGCAAATGCTTTGCGAATGTTACCTAAATTATACGATCGACACCGAACAAATGTTTGCCGAAGATTTGCTGAAAAGGCTTTGAatagttgaaaataaaatgataggtattatagaaaatgtaagtaggtaatacaCAGTCTTTATTTACTTCATAACAATCATAACAAACGTTTATTCAACatcgtaaaaaaataaagtatttgagtaggtacttacacggtacttagtacttacctatataattaactacctacttatgttcATAGCCTAAGTTATAATTTTTCTGGTTATTCCAGGTTATTTAGGTAATAAAAACCACCATAAAACCTGATCCATATAACTACTTTGTAACATCTTGCTTGTGGGAAATTGGGTCAAGCGCGATTGAAAAAGGGGtttgtctatactaatattataaagaggaaacctttgtatttttgtatgtttgtattgaataggctcaaaaactactggaccgatttcaaaatttcttttaccattacttagagggattcttccgaatccgtataggctatattttatcccggaaaatagaaaaaataaatgtccacccgtgcgaagccggggcgggtcgctagtaaaaaatataatggtaaatacttatataaatttttagcgtacctatctatataaaattacataaaatgcTGCTTTTCTTATTCTATCACCTGCTCATGCTTTAACAaatacttaaaaacaaaaactttctACTTGCCCTTAATtcaatataggtaagtacttacctaatataaaattacttaataattgtaCTTGACTGTTTGGCTATTTAACTAACATAAACTTACTTAACTTATAACaataaagtatattatatatgtgCTTATCTactaacaatttaattttttattatttattaacataatGCATTTAATTAATGATAGTGGGAAGATGAGACGCGTAGACGCAATGTACTGGCAATGTACCATGTACATGTTTCTTCAATAGACCGACAAGAAGTTTCAGATTAGTTTTAGTGACAGGGCGAGACGTGGCGCGGACTGCTACTACATAATTTATGAGAGAGACAAGGTCGAGTCCTGTGGTCGAGTCTGTGCCACTTTtgccacctgccaaatttcataatttggcaggtagcaaaggttttcttgacagacacaacagatggacatacagacagacagacagacagacagacagacagacagacaacaaagtgatcctgggTTCCATTTTGTGGTACGGCACCCTACCTAATAAAACGCACGTAATATTATAAcagtgagtacctacttaatagcaCGTATAATAGTGAAACCCATCACCagtctgatgatgatgatgatgatggtatcGTTGACCGTCTATAAGCTCTTAAATTTTCAGCATGACGTCGTCCATTTAAGTGTTCTCCTATGTTAAAATCGTTATTTGGCACGTTTACATCGCAGATGTCACAGTAATAGGGCTGtatctcatcatcatcgtcgtcatcaTCACTAGAATCTCTCAAGTTTTCAGCGTGGCGTTGTCCGTTCAAATGTTGTCTTATGTTATATTCATTGTTTGGCACGTTCACATCACAGATGTCGCAATAATAGGGTtgtatctcatcatcatcatcgtcgtcatcactatcatcatcatcaccagaACCTCGTAAGTTTTCAGCATGGCGTCGTCCATTTAAGTGCTCTTTTATGTTAAAATCGTTATTTGGTACGTTTACATCGCAGATGTCGCAGTAATAGGGCTGtatctcatcatcatcgtcgtcatcttcatcatcactaGTGTCTCTCAAGTTTTCAGCGTGGGGTTGTCCATTCAAATGTTGTCTTATGTTAAATTCATTGTTTGGCACGTTTACATCACAGATGTCGCAATAATAGGGCTGTATCTCATCATCatagtcatcatcattatcatctccATCATCACTAGAATCTCTTAAGTTTTCAGCGTGACGTCGTCCATTTAAGTGCTCTCGTATATTGTACTCATTATACGGCACATTAATTTCACAAATACTGCAGTAGTAAGGcatggcaatttttttatttgtgtggctGTTGAGACgcaattaaaaaataagctcTTTATTTTAATCAGTCAGAATGTCAGAAACGAATAAATAACCAAGCTTTTACTAAGTACACAGTaagtatattaggtaggtatgtactatgtaggtcctacatagtacatacctacatatagtAATTGTACCTACATTGTAACATGCGCGCCgcaaacattatttttagggttccgtgcttcAAAAGTTGAAAAGGAatcctttcatgattctaggtcaacgagaagtaccctacaggtttcttgacagacagacaacgaagtgatcataatagggttccttttttccttttgaggtacctacggaaccctaaaaaatcacgCAAACTTATAGTTCCCACTTCTGGTTTCCACCTGTTTCTACCCGGTATAAtatcattttgatttttgggTCATCAGTCACAACTAAACTCACCAGTCACCACacgattttattttctattttcttgACAAGGAAAGCACAACACATGTTTGATGTTTGAATCTTTCTAtcaatagttttatttaaagtgAGTCATGAGCatgtcatgagtcatgactcagtacctaagtacctaactatgtTATTATTTGTGTTAATAAAGTGGTGTAATTAGATAACTATTATAACCAGTAACAAATAAATGAGAGTGATTATTAATATGTTGAGTGAAGTGACAAAtaaattagtgtgattatattgatttgctcttttttatttaaacccactgtgtCACTATGCACTATCCACCGTGAATGTAACCAAATGTGACCAAACCGGAGCACTGCCCAGGCGTCTAAAGGCACAAAGGGCAAAATGCTAATCAAAATATTCTGACAAAACACCGTGTACATACAACACATTACATCACAAACCAGGTTTCTTACCAATAATAGACAACAATTATCGTTTCTTAATGTTACCAGGGAAAAACAGTTGCCATAAATGAAGGTATCTGAAGGAATAAATTGTAAGTTATAttaaactattaattaatagaacattatttaaatttaaagagGCACGCTTTGTTGAAATATATTAAAGatgttgaaatatttaataTGGGAGAAAAAAATTAACAGGCCAGACCAAGTCAGACTTGTCTATGTTGACAAGGATTTAAGGTAATTTGCCAAGTacaagactttttttttttctcgtctggctttacaaagataagccaatgtcacgtttgtagttatttgtaacaagttccTTAAACTacacaagtatggaccccgtcagtgccggcactcgccgacatacgcacggtacccctttagagcgctttccagtcagttttaacaaaaaaaaaaacgctccaaaagggtagagcacgcccgccagctaacaccaacacagacgaaatccaTTTGCCAAGTAGGTAATTTGGGGTAAAACAAGCAGAGAtgtgctacctaaacatgattgtgcacttcagatttaattccctgcaaaaataaactctgttgcattagcataaagtccaatttctaatacaattatgctaagcggaaaaacgagccgagcgagaggtctataaattggattgtgtcactgtctaatggattgcaagcataaaaaaatattttctatggtacgaattatgatgtagctcacaaagttcttattcattgtttatttaatttcaaacaacaagattactttcttttgttttcgcagtaatttttaataccgttatctttattttataatgtcattaaaatatcatttagtttaaaaagtattataaatatttttttaaattaataggatgacaacactgggtgtcaagcaaaacaatatggcgaacattctgtactatactatacagaagtagtaaggtaaccataatttgattgtttaatggaagtgtttttttatGTTTACGATAGATTTcccaaaaatgaagacttaaggcaaaaatggatcgctgtcgttccaggaaatatcaccaaataatcggcagtttgcggaatgctttttaaagcggaagattttgctacggcttcgtgtgcactaaattttttttaaaaagaaacgctgtaccatcaattttcccaaaagtatgccttgcttacgaacttccgaaaactgtttaggacctaaacacatgcatcagattatacaaaataattttacttacctatattataggtacccatacttaacatgactggtactttttcgcagaacaaaaaaaattgaatttctctacttttataactacagcgcggcagactatggcctaaacctttatcattctgagaagagacccgtgctcagtagtgggcggcgatgggttatcatgatgattcatcctctcctataatccgtcaaatgtcttacattatcaaatcgtgttgtcaccctaatagaaagggacacaatccaatttagcgctatctcaataggctcgtttttggtgtctcagtgcacaatctagtttaggtagcatgtctctgaAAACAAgtggtagccctatttttttttttacggccctggatccCCGGATTACTTACGTATAACCACAGAGGTACAATGCTAATAAATAGATTAATCAATACCTACACTATGGCTACCACcatctaataggtacctaatctgtGTTGTGCCAGTTGCCACAGATTAATAGAGAAATTGGTGTGGTGTTTAGCTTTATGGTGTGGACTATCTGTCTTGCTTTGCTGtcttgtttgaaaaaaaatcataacacctgaaaataataatagaatggTACCCAAAACACTCCAGCTCTGAAAACACTAGAATCGAAAATTCTGTGAAGTAACTGTGAAGTGAACAAAAAGCAATATCATGAATCATGATTCATGATCAATAAAACTAGTGATCATAACAAAACGGGAAAAATCAGAATTTGCAAATTTGTATAAGCATGTGTGTTTAATGTGAATAAACTCCAAAAAATCATCTTTAATGTAATATTAAAGGTTACATCTTAACAAATATGGCTTTACCAGCGGCACAGCCGGCTGAAATTCTACGTGCGTTTCAAAAAGATGATCTCTACGAGAAACAACTTGCCAGTTCCTTAGCCAGACTTATCCCCTCATATCATGCATCTAAAGCTATTCCAGTGTCTTCATTACTGTACAAATCCTTCACAACGCTCAAGGACTTGCAAACTTTGGGAGAAGAATATTCTGGAATAATTCAAGTTGATGAGACATATCACAAACTACCTTCATATAGCAGTCGTCTTTTTAGTATTTTACTGTCAGCATTCGGAGAAAACTTTACAAGGAGATTACTTGTCCACATGGAAAAGCAAATCTTACAAAATTCATCATTGAGAC
The window above is part of the Maniola jurtina chromosome 5, ilManJurt1.1, whole genome shotgun sequence genome. Proteins encoded here:
- the LOC123865260 gene encoding UBP1-associated proteins 1C-like, yielding MPYYCSICEINVPYNEYNIREHLNGRRHAENLRDSSDDGDDNDDDYDDEIQPYYCDICDVNVPNNEFNIRQHLNGQPHAENLRDTSDDEDDDDDDEIQPYYCDICDVNVPNNDFNIKEHLNGRRHAENLRGSGDDDDSDDDDDDDEIQPYYCDICDVNVPNNEYNIRQHLNGQRHAENLRDSSDDDDDDDEIQPYYCDICDVNVPNNDFNIGEHLNGRRHAENLRAYRRSTIPSSSSSSDW